GCGGTCTATAAGTCCAAGTGACAATGCTAAGGTTCTGTTTCTTCCCGAGTATGCTGCGCTGTTAGGTGACTTCTTTGGCCAACGAGTGGAGCAGGAGTGGACAACTAAAAGAGCAAGGGGGCACTGGTGCTCGGCATCCAAGCCTATATGTTTGCTCAATGCAGAACAGACTTTAAGGTCTTTATGCTCAACTCTACATCCCCCAAGGCCAAAGGTCTGCGTGACGGAACCTTTCCTTTCCAGCTGAATTTCCAGAAGACTTTCCGTGAAAAATACGGTCCAATGCCCTCATTCATTGCAAAAGTAAGCACAATGTGAAGTTCCCAATTAGAAATTTGGAATCAAAATCAATGACAGGACAAGTACTTGGGGATTAGGAATTCATTGTAACTCAAAATGTACGTAGAGAATCCAGAACTTTTTTCATATCTGAAAATGGTAAATGTTCCTACGAATTTCTAAAGTTCACTTTAGGGAAGATAAGATTCCTTAGCAGCACCAATCACGGGCAACCGAAAccatgtttattttaattttctggtGGAAAACGTTTCTTAAAATTATGATTCTTGTAGAATTGCCATAAAATCCTATTGCATACAATCTATTGCCTTATCAATGGAGGGTAGCATATAAACAAAAGTAAACGTAATTACAAAATAATATTATACAAACCAGTAAAATTCCTACCTGtgagaaacattttccacaaatgttacattcaaagggtttttcacctaaaagaagaagcaattataTTTGCATTTCTGACAACTAAGTAACATTGAATGTACATAAAAATAGCCAAGAGGACATTTATATTCAacacattttatatttataattcccCTAAATGTTAATCTGAACACTATTTTATAAGATCTAATGAAAAATTAGCCTAACGGTACATTATTCTACAATGTTCACCAAGGAGCAGGTCACACAAAGTTTAACAGAGCTTGATCATAAGTGAATACGGAATTGCTATTTTGAAGTCCTACACCACAAAGGTGGGATTTGCAACTGAGTGGCATAGATCTCAGATAAAATTCTGGTCACTGGAGTAAACATCTCTATGATACAGTAAGGATATATATTTACagtaatacatatatatttacaaaCCATTTTCCTTCCCCTTCCAAATGGCTGTGACTGGCAGTGCATGAAATATGGCACATTTTTAATGCAAAATGTTCTATCAAGGAAGCCAGGCAATAATTACAAGTACGtgctggggcacgtacttgtccacctgtctgggaagagtttgatctggtgacacctgatgaagtggacaaggccattggagctgtgagttccgccacctgtttactggatccgtgtccctcctggccagcagggaggtgacacggagctgggcccaggagattaccaacgcttccttggggaggggagtttttccaacactctataaagaagcgctcatgcgccccctcctcaagaagccttccctggacccagccgtacttaacaactatcgtccagtctccaaccttccctttatggggaaggttgttgagaaggtggtggcactccagctccagcggtccttggaagaagccgattatctaggtccccagcagtcgggtttcaggcccggttacagcacggaaaccgctttggtcgcgttgatggatgatctctggcgggcccgggacaggggtttatcctctgtcctggtgctccttgacctctcagcggctttcgataccatcgaccatggtatccttctggaccggctgggggggttgggagtgggaggcactgttctccagtggttctcctcctacctctctggccggtcgcagtcggtgttagtggggggtcagaggtcggctcctaggtctctcccttgtggggtgcctcaggggtcggtcctctcccccctgctatttaacatctacatgaaaccgctgggtgagatcatccaaggacatggggtgaggtatcatcaatatgttgatgatacccagctttacatctccaccccatgcccagtcaacaaagaggtggaagtgatgtgccggtgcctggaggctgttggggcctggatgggtgtcaacagactcaaactcaatccggataagacggagtggctgtgggttttgcctcccaaggacaatcccatctgtccgtccattaccctggggggggaattattgaccccctcagagacggttcgcaacttgggcgtcctcctcgatccacagctcacattagaacaacatctttcagctgtggcgaggggggcatttgcccaggttcgcctggtgcaccagttgcggccctatctggaccgggactcattgctcacagtcactcatgccctcatcacctcgaggttcgactactgtaatgctctctacatggggctacctttgaaaagtgttcggaaacttcagatcgtgcagaatgcagctgcgagagcagtcatgggcctacctaggtatgcccatgtttcaccatcactccgcagtctgcattggctgccgatcaatttccggtcacaattcaaagtgttggttatgacctttaaagcccttcatggcattgggccagaatatctccgagaccgcctcctgccgcacgaatcccagcgaccgattaggtcccacagagtgggccttctccgggtcccgtcaactaaacaatgtcggttggcgggccccaggggaagagccttctctgtggtggcaccggctctctggaactaactccccccggagattagaactgcccctactcttcctgccttccgtaagctcctcaaaacccacctttgtcgtcaggcatgggggaattgaatcatctccccctaggcatgtttaacttatacatggtatgcttgtgtgtgtgtctgttagtatatgtgtttttttaaagctttaaatattttaactgattggattatttatgatttgtactacttgctgtgagccgccccgagtcttcggagaggggcggcatacaaatccaaataataaataaataaaataaataaataaattgtttttcctAAGTGTTACGACTGGCTCTTAGCAGGAAAATGACGTGCATACCTTTACTGGGAAACAAAGACCACCAAATGCTGAAGCATATTCACACGGAGGACGGTTATTCGACGAGGGCCCTGAAATCGGAGGGCTGCTGTACAGTGATCATTGTGACCAGAGCCGCCACGGCTGCCCTCTCTGGGCCGCAAAGGCTACCCCCTCTGGGCCGCGAAGGCTGCCCTCTCTGGGCCACGAAGGCTGCCCTCCGGCTGCTCCTCCCTGTGGCCCCTGGAGAGGTGGCCTGGCAGCCTTGACTGACGTACCTGTATGGGACCTGACGTGGAGCTCCAGGTTGCTCGGATGCTTGAAAACCTTCCCGCATGACATGCAAGGATACTGCCTCTCTGGAAGGAGAACTGTGGAGGGGCTCCCTGGCCCGGGCGGCTCCAATCCGGGACCCCCTCCTATCCCGCTGGGATCTCTCCCTTCAGGGCCCCCAACCACGGCCGTCCTTTTTGGGCTGCTACAACTCCCTGATTCGCTTCCTCTTGCAGCGGCTGCGTCAGGAGGAGGTGAAGGAGGCTGCTCGGGGGGCTGCTGGGACTGCAGCCAATTCAGCCTCTGAAGGTGGATGGCCTTCTTGGGCCTCAGCTGTTTGGCTGGCCATGTGGACGGTACCTCCGTGCCTTGACCCTCAGCACCGTTGTTTAAGGGCAGTGGGGCACGATTGTGCGACTCCAAAGTACATTGGCTGATGTTGCCCGGAGGAGCCTCCTGAGCTGCGTCTTGTGCTGGAGGTGTTACAAAACCAGGGGGCCTTTGCAGTAGCCCCTTGTCGCTGGGACAAATATTCTGTTTGCAGAACTGTTTGCTGTAAAGGTTTCGGAGCTTATAATGGCCATTCGGCAGTTTAGAGGGCAGACCCGCTGCACCGGGGCTGGCCAAGTCCTGTTTCGGTTTGGCTCCCTCGGCCGAGGAGCTGTGAGATGCACCAGGCAGTGGGCCCGGCTGCTCCCCCTGCAAGGCTTTACACGCAGCAGTGGGGCGAACATGGAGGAGGCCGTAGGGCCCACAGTGGGGACCAGCAGCCCCAGTATTTTGCCACGGAAACGTGTCGCTTCTGGCCAGACTGGCTGGTTGCTCGGCCGGAGGGGAGGTTTCCAAAGAGGAGCGACACAGATCCAAAACACTCTGCACCTGCAAGCCCTGTGCGATGTCCAGCAGGCTCTGCATGTTGTCCTGGTTGAGGTCAAGATGCGAAGTGTACATATAATCCAAAATCTGGCCAATGCCACCCACATTCTTAATGTCCAAGTGAAAAACATCATTCTTCTGGCTTGGAGAATTTTGAAACAGGGTCCTATGAACGGAAAGCAGAATTACAAACGGGGGCACATTTGTTTATCCTCCAACCCTCTTTCTAACATTACATTGCATCCCATTCCACTGGCCCATCCCACCCAGCCGGTCGGGCAGGGAAGGCATGTCAGAGAGCGTCAAGTGGCAGAGTCCAGGAAGAGAGCCCCCTCTgccgctgccccccaccctctGAGGGAGGACCCCACCgccctggccttccgaaaaggaaccaagggggggggcagaggaacCTGCACCCCAGGGACTGGTTAGCGCCTGAAAAAACCCCTTtgcccttcacctcaccttcatAATATTTAATCTACCttacctccttccttttttctatttttaaaaacttttatatatttttcatatttcaaaAATTTTATTGTATACTGCACAGAGTTGCTTTCTGAGGAGACTGGCGGTTGAAAAATGTGAAAAGTAAGCAAACATAAAAGTGCGGGTATGCACCTATGCTTTCAAAATCTTGATCGCatttagtaaaataataattgtacAATACTGTTGAAAGCAGCCATTTTTAAATAGCAAATGTactgaatataatagaatttgcAATTTCAGCCTACAACATAATTTCATTCTGTTATTAATCAGTAAGAAAACATTGAAAGGTCACCTTTTAATCCTCCTATATAATTTCCATTTTCAGAGAGCCCGCCTTCTACAAAAGATGGCAGGTTATCCATAGCTGGgcttagtaatagtagtagtaatagtagtagtagtagtagtagtagtagtagtagtagtagtagtaataataataataataataataataataataataataatataatattagatttgtatgccgtccctctccaaggacttagtAGTATTGCCTGTGGCACCAATGGCCAGCTATGTTGTAGCAATcctagtaaatttatttatttattttatttatttattggatttgtatgccgcccctctccacagactcggggcggctaacaacaacaataaaacagtgtacaatagtaatctgatattagaaatgattaaaaatccattaatatgaaaaccaaacatacatacatacataccatgcatagaattataaaggcctagggggaaagaggatctcaattccccaatgcttggcggcagaggtgggttttaagttgcttacgaaaggcaaggagggtgggggcagttctaatctctggggggagttggttccagaggaccgtggccaccacagagaaggctcttcccctgggaaaaTGCTGACAATTGTAAATATATAACTCTTGTTAACTTAATGACACTTCTGCCTTTCCTGCCTTACTTAATATTCATTGCAGTAGTTTGCACTAACATACCTAAAATATTGGCTAAAAGCAGCCAAGACATTTTTATGTGCTTTGAAGGAAACTCCTTTGACCACCAACATACAGTCGCAGAGAAGACCCCGAATGCGCTGATCCTGGAGCTGCTGAAGGAGATGACAGCTGTGATTAGCAAAAGCATCCATGCTGGAACGTGCCTGTGTtacctaaaaaaagaaaagagaaatactTTTAGGGGTGCAGGTATCCTGGTAAGCACGTAGTCATATGTGTCAGAGCTGTTCTGCGCAAAAGGGTTTAATGTTAATGTTGTTTTAAAGTGCAAAGCAAATTACAGCACAGTGACTATTTTGCcagaagccccctcccctccccatttcACTTTTTCACCAGGTAGCTTTCCTAGCAAACCAAAGGCCTGCGGTAGACACAATGCACCCTGATCGTCCCAAAGCCTCTCAAAAGCCTCTCATCATTAGAAGTACTATCTGACGGCAGTCTCCCCCCGGGGCATCATGGTTCAGGGACCAACATTTTGACAGCGTCCAGCTTACAATTAGGGCTAGTGGGGCCAAGGGTAGTCGGAGGGTCGCGGTTTCCCTTGTCTGCCGCCAGCTCTTCGTAAGCAACGTCAGCGGAGGAGCCAGTCAGGAAGTCGGCGGTGACTCCTGTCCATGATCCCTGCCGAGATTCCCAGTTCCAATCGGTGCAGCCAGTGATGTTGTTGCCCTTGATGGCCGCATCGCTTCCCCACGGCCGGACTGGAACCAGCTGCCAAAGTCACCTGAGGGGGTTCATGCGGCCAAGCAGCCACGGGTGAGGCCACAGCCCTTCCGCCAACTGGCAGACacatacattcacacacacacagggaagaAAAGGCTCCCCGTCCAGGAAACACCTGGAAAGAaccgggaggaggaaggaggggagatctcggctcctgggggggggggggaggccagagGGGGTGACGACGGGGCCGCTGCCCTGGAGAGACACACCGGCCGACGGGATCTGGAGTGGACTTCGGGCGGCCCTTAGCTTGCAACACGTCAGTTAGCGACCACTCAGTTGCAACAGAgttgaaaaaagtgacaatttTCCACCCTCACGACCATTGCAGCAGCAGCCATCAcggggtgtttgtgtgtgtcacgTGATCTCACGACAGACCTTTGGCGACCGGCTCACAGTTATGACGGCTGCCTCGTcccggggtcacgtgatccccttttagACCTTCGGACAAGCAGTCAATTGTGaatccaaattcacttaacaaccttaacACTTGCACTGATTGACTCAACAACTGCGGCCAAAAAGACCGTAAAATGGGAGGAAGCAGCCTTGCTCAGGAACAGAAAACGGTCGCAAGTGGGGGGCCGCCTGCACAACCGCCGAGATGACGTCAGCGCTTCCTTATACTGGAAAGGAAGGGCGGAAGGAAGCGGCGGCGGCCGAAACTGCACGTCCCGCGAGGAGGAAGGGGCGAGAGGAGGAGAAACGAGCGGCGGTCACttccagcggggggggggaggccgggGGAGGGTACGGGGGATACGCCCACCTAGAAGACGCAGGCGAGGGGAGTCAAGGCGGAAGAAGGCCGAGCACCCAGGAAGCCACTCCCtcagccgggcggaggaggcGAAGCGCCTGTGCGTGCGCATCGCCATGGAGACACTTCCAAACGGGCCCCGCCCATCCCCCGCCTCCGCAAGACGTCGCCACTCCTGGCCGGAAGTTGGTCGGCCTGACCATAGAGCGACACCTCCGATGCGCCGGGCCGGAAGTAGCGTCTTTGCCTGCGCTCCGCGCGCTCCCTTTCCGGTCCGGAGCTCGGGCGGCCTGGGCATCCGTGTGAAGCGCCGCTCTGCCCTCTCGCCGGGAGGTAGGTCCTGTGCCTGGGCTGCGGGGATTGGGTTGGATGTGGGGGCGGTGGAGGAGGGGAGCCCGCAAAAGCCCCCCCGCGAGGCCTCCGGGGAGGGcaggactgtgtgtgtgtgtgtcactcccCCTTCCCCCCAGCGTTGGTGGCTGAAGCGCAGAGAGCCCGGCAGCCGCTGAGGCGATGttgcccctccccccctcccccggtctTCTTGTCGCGCCCCGGGTGTCTTTTGTCCTCTGGAGCAGAATTTCTGATCCCCGCATTCAAGGCAGAACGTCGGGTGGCTGGTGGCGCTTCCGATCCGTGTCCCCCCAGCATGGTGTTCTTCACCTGCAGCGCCTGCGGGGAAGCCCTGAAGAAGGGTCAGGCGGAGAAGCACGTGGTCGCCTGCCGGGACTGCCGGTGCCTGTCGTGCATGGACTGCGGGAAGGATTTCTGGTAGGTTGAAGCCGGCCCGCGTCTTCTTCGCTGTCCGGCCCCGGCGGGAGTCTTCCGGGTTGTGGGGGGCAGTGGCAGCATCGGGGCAGCCTTGTCTGAGCACGAAGGTTAACAAGGCCTGGCCACTGGGAGCCCCAAAACTGTGAGCCAGACTGGGATGccgaaagaagaaaagaaagggaaagggttAGGGTCAAACCTGTGTTGTTACCACGAGTTCTCCAACATCCAGCCTGACCCGAAGGACACAGTGGAAGCAGCAGGCTTGCCTTTATAGTCAAAGCAGAAACAGCTAAAGTAAAATAAACATCCGATGTCTCTCAGATTACAGGAGAAGAAATCTATGGGAACATCTGGGAAAGTAACAAAAACGTGAATAGATCCCAATGTGGGCAAGCTATGGAAAATTGACAGATATAGGAGATAAGGGGGTTAATACAATTTATTTTGAGAAAAAtctggaaaggggaggaggaaaaaTTTAAAACCTTAAGGTCAGCCTAGATACTTGCTTATGTCTAACTTGAACACAATCTTGAGTTTCAGCATATGTTCAGAGTTTAATTCTTCGAGTATTGTATTTGTGTAATGCTggatttcagcaaaaatgtggcGGGGTTTTTAGCCACTGTAAAAACAGCAGATTTATCAGCAATTACAAAGCAAGTGTAATGTGATGATTCTGTCTCAACGGCCCTCTGGAAGTACTCTGTTTTCAGCAATAATGAAGGTACTTATCTGTTCAGACTTCTGAATGGAAAATAGCTCTGCAACAACATAGTATGATTGACTTGTGTGATTGGCAATAAATTGACATGGAATAAGTTAAGTTCAGGTGCAATAAGTTCACATGGTGCAATAGGATTGTGGGTTTGTTAGTAGGGTTCACTGGGTTAG
This DNA window, taken from Erythrolamprus reginae isolate rEryReg1 chromosome 7, rEryReg1.hap1, whole genome shotgun sequence, encodes the following:
- the ZBTB49 gene encoding zinc finger and BTB domain-containing protein 49 → MDAFANHSCHLLQQLQDQRIRGLLCDCMLVVKGVSFKAHKNVLAAFSQYFRTLFQNSPSQKNDVFHLDIKNVGGIGQILDYMYTSHLDLNQDNMQSLLDIAQGLQVQSVLDLCRSSLETSPPAEQPASLARSDTFPWQNTGAAGPHCGPYGLLHVRPTAACKALQGEQPGPLPGASHSSSAEGAKPKQDLASPGAAGLPSKLPNGHYKLRNLYSKQFCKQNICPSDKGLLQRPPGFVTPPAQDAAQEAPPGNISQCTLESHNRAPLPLNNGAEGQGTEVPSTWPAKQLRPKKAIHLQRLNWLQSQQPPEQPPSPPPDAAAARGSESGSCSSPKRTAVVGGPEGRDPSGIGGGPGLEPPGPGSPSTVLLPERQYPCMSCGKVFKHPSNLELHVRSHTGEKPFECNICGKCFSQAGNLQTHLRRHSGEKPFICEICGKRFAASGDVQRHIIIHSGEKPHLCDVCGRGAGVQRQRTTLTIQKEFVLAACSDNPPSQIPTARNTL